A stretch of the Ctenopharyngodon idella isolate HZGC_01 chromosome 14, HZGC01, whole genome shotgun sequence genome encodes the following:
- the asb12b gene encoding ankyrin repeat and SOCS box protein 12b produces the protein MLLDKSTSMSLMDISKIFSLLQPKEDEEEDTNCCQELNQAVFKDDDKLLIDLLSQDKYRKCINHRSGWGIPVTPLRTAAAQGHLRCLEVLLAHGAEVDSLDVKAQTPLFTAVAAKHLDCVVALLEAGANPNGSLYNNCSPVLTAAREGDVDILRELLRHGADVDVKPKMPDWASNATTCRGPLYISAVYGHLDCFKLLLQHGANPDYNCTEEKMLTRIKQPKTVLEMCLRYGCGLEYIKLLIDFGANVYLPTLIIDKTARQNEAVMLLLKERVCPKTLMSQTRLALWKFLPTENKMCSIDCLDIPKILKDYLNHVC, from the exons ATGCTTTTGGATAAGTCCACCAGCATGAGTCTGATGGACATCTCTAAGATCTTTTCTCTTCTTCAACCCAAAGAGGATGAGGAGGAAGACACCAACTGTTGCCAGGAACTGAATCAAGCTGTCTTTAAGGATGACGACAAACTCCTTATTGATCTCCTGTCTCAGGATAAGTACAGGAAATGCATCAACCATCGCAGTGGCTGGGGCATCCCAGTTACTCCACTGCGCACTGCTGCGGCTCAGGGTCACTTGCGCTGTCTAGAGGTCCTCCTGGCTCATGGGGCAGAGGTGGACAGCCTGGATGTTAAAGCTCAGACTCCACTTTTCACGGCCGTCGCTGCCAAACACTTAGACTGTGTTGTTGCTTTATTAGAAGCTGGTGCAAACCCTAATGGTAGCCTGTATAACAACTGCTCCCCTGTGCTCACTGCAGCCCGAGAGGGTGACGTAGACATCCTGAGGGAGCTCCTGCGACATGGAGCCGACGTAGATGTCAAGCCCAAAATGCCGGACTGGGCCTCAAACGCCACGACCTGCCGAGGACCACTCTACATTTCAGCTGTTTATGGCCATCTGGATTGCTTCAAATTGTTACTGCAGCATGGAGCGAACCCAGACTACAACTGCACTGAGGAAAAGATGCTGACCAGGATCAAACAGCCTAAAACTGTTCTGGAGATGTGTCTGAGATATGGCTGTGGGCTAGAATACATTAAGCTGCTCATAGACTTTGGAGCAAACGTGTATCTACCCACTTTAATCATTGACAAAACAGCCAGACAAAATGAAGCAGTAATGCTTCTGCTGAAAGAGAGAG TTTGTCCAAAAACACTGATGTCTCAGACGCGACTTGCTTTATGGAAGTTTCTTCCCACGGAAAACAAAATGTGCTCCATAGATTGTCTGGACATTCCCAAAATACTGAAGGACTATTTGAATCAT GTTTGTTGA